The sequence CGGCGAGGGCGCGGGCGGCGACGGTGAGGTCGGCGACCAGCCCGTCGTACGCGATGTCCTGGTTGTCGGCGCGGAGCACCGCGGACGGGTGGATGGTCGCCAGCACCCGGGCCGGCGGCGCGTCGGCCGTGTGCCCGGCGCTGTCCACCGGCACCCGCTGGAAGTCCTCCGGGTGCTGTGCGGCGGCCGGCCAGGGCAGCAGTTCGCCGCGCTGGCGGGTGACCCGGAACGCCGGGCCGAGCAGCGACTTCGCGGCGGTCGCCCCGAGCGCCACCACGACCTCCGGGTTCAGCTGGGCGAATTCGGCGACCAGCCAGGGCCGGCAGGCGATGATGTGCACCCGGTCCGGCGTCTGGTGGATGCGTCGCTTGCCGCGCAGCTCGAAACGGAAGTGCTTCACGGCGTTGGTGAGGTAGATGTGTCCCGGGTCCAGGCCCGCGTCGTCGACCGCCTTGCGCAGCAGCCGTCCGGCCGGGCCGACGAAGGGCAGTCCCTTCTGGTCTTCGATGTCGCCGGGCTGCTCGCCGACGAAGACCACCCGGGCGGTGGCGTCGCCCCGACCGAAGACGGTCTGCGAGGCGTCCCGGTACAGCTCGCAGCCCCGGCAGCCGGTGGCGGCGGCGCGCAGGGCGTCGAGGGTGTCGGCCCGCGGTGGGATGAAGCGTTGGGCGCCGGGCGCGGTGTCGGTGTCGGCCATGGCGACTGTTCTACCCGGTGTGGCGCGGACCACGCGAGCAGGTCAGGCGCTGAACCCGTCGGATGGGACCGGGCGGGCGGCCCGGGCGAGCGCGTCGGCCAGTGCCGGCAGGTCCGCCTCGTCCAGCGAACTGATGGTGATCCGCAGCGCGGGCGGGCCGGCGATGCGGTACAGGGCGCCGGGCGCGGCCAGCCAGCCGGCGTCCCGCAGCACGGTGCAGGCGACGGTCTCGTCGGTCACCGGCAGCCAGACGTTGATCCCGCTGCGACCGTGCGCCGGCAGGCCCCGGTCGGCCAGGGCGGCGACCAGCCCGGCTCGCCGCCGCTCGTAGCTGGCCGCCGCCCGGTCGACGAGAGCTGTCACCGTCGGGTCGCGCCAGAGGGAGAGGACGAGCCGTTGCAGCACGGTAGAGACCCAGCCGGCACCGACCCGCGCCCGGCCGGCCACCCGGGCCACCGTGGTCTCGTCCCCGGCCAGCACGGCCAGGCGCAGGTCGGGGCCGAAGGGCTTGCTCACCGAGCGGAGGAAGGCCCAGTTGGCGGTGGCGCCGGCGAGCGGATGCAGCGGTACGCGGGCCAGTTCGGCGGCGTGGTCGTCCTCGATCAGCAACAGGTCGGCGCGACCGGCGAGCAGGGTGCGCAGGGCGCCGGCCCGGTCGGCGCGGACGGCGGCGCCGGTGGGGTTCTGCGCCCGGCTGGTCACGATCAGCGCCCGTGCCCCGGCCGCGAGGGCGGCGGCCACTCCCGCGACGACCGGTCCGTCGTCGTCGACCGGCACACCGATCGGCCGCAGCCCGAGCGCGGCGAGCAGATCGAGCAGGGCGGCCCAGCCCGGATCCTCCACGGCGACCGCGTCGCCGGGGCGGAGATGAGCGCCGAGCAGGCGCTCCATGCCGTCCAGCGCACCGCCGGTGAGGGTCACCTCGGCGGCGGGAATCCCGTCGGCGGCCAGGCGCGCCCGGGCGGCCTCGGCCAGCTCGGGCAGCACGGCGAGGTCCGGGTAGCCCACCTGGTCGCCGATGAGGTCGGCGAGGGCGGCGAGGTGCGGGCGCAGCGGCGGCAGCAGCCGTGGATCGGGTTCGCCCCGGGACAGGTCACGTATCCCGGGGCGGGTGGTGGGCGCAGCGCCGCGCGGCGGGCGGCGACCGGTGGCCGGGAGCGTATCCGGGTGCCGTGCCGACCGGCGGTGACCACGAGGCCACGGCGGCGCAGCTCGGCGTAGGCGCGGGAGACGGTGGCCGGGCTGACGGCCAGGTCGGCGGCGAGCGCGCGGACCGGGGCAGCGGGTCACCGGGGGCGAGGTCGGCGCGGCGGATGCCCGACTCGATGCTGGCCGAGATCTCGACGGCCGTCGCACCGGTCACCTGATAGCGTGCTGACACAAACACAGGATTGTACTAGAACAAAGGTGGGAGCATGTACGCGCAGACCGCCCGCACCACCGCCAGCCGCTCCCCGGACCGGATGAGCTACGACCGCGACGCCGCCCACGCCGTGATCGACGAGGCGTACCACTGCGTGTTGGGGTTCACCGTGGACGGCGAACCCCGGCTGCTGCCCACCCTGCACGTCCGCGTCGGCGACACGCTCTACCTGCACGGCTCGACCGGCAGCCGGCCGTTGCTGGCCGCCCGCGGCGGCGGCCTGCCGGTCTGCGTGGCGGTCACCCTGCTCGACGGGCTGGTCCTCGCCCGCTCGCAGTTCCACCACAGCGCCAACTACCGGTCGGTGATCGCGCACGGCACCGCTTACCTGGTCACCGATCCGGGCGAGCGGGCCGCGGTGTTCACCGCCCTGGTGGAAAAGGTCGCCGCCGGTCGCGCGGCGGACAGCCGCCCGCCGGCCCGGCGGGAACTCGCCGCGACCGCCGTGCTGGCGCTGCCGCTGGTGGAGGTCTCGGTGCGCGCCCGCGGCGGCGGGGTGAACGACGAGCCAGCCGACCTCGACCTGCCGTACTGGGCCGGGGTGGTGCCGCTACGGTTGGCCGCCGGGCCGCCCGAGCCCGACGTCGGGGTGGCCACGCCGGTGCCGGCCTACCTGCGGCCGGCTCACTCACCGTGGCACGAGCCGGTGGTGCTGCGCGGTGGGCAGGTGCTGCTGGAGCCGCTCGACCTGTCGCACGCCGACGAACTGTTCGCCGCCACCGCCGACCCGGAGGTCTGGCGGCACCTCGGCGGACGCCAGCCGGCGGACGCCGCCCAACTGGCGGCTGTCATCCGGGCCTACCTGTCCGCGTGGCACCGGGGCGAGCAGGTGCCGTGGGTGCAGCGGTGCGCGGTCACCGGCGCGGTGCTCGGCACCACCTCGTACTACGAGATCGACCCCGAACGGCGGTCGGTGGCGATCGGGCACACCTTCCTCGGCCGGCCGTGGTGGCGCACCGGGGTCAACACCGAGGCGAAGCTGCTGCTGCTCACCCGCGCCTTCGAGGAGTTGGGCGCGGTGCGGGTGGTCTGGCACACCGACATCCGCAACGAGCGCTCCCAGCGCGCCATCGAGCGGCTCGGCGCGCACCGGGAGGGGGTGCTGCGGATGCACCGGTTGCGCCCGGACGGCTCGTGGCGGGACACCGTGCAGTATTCGATGACCGTCGACGAGTGGCCGAACGCACAGGTCCGGCTGTGGGAAAGGCTTCGCGCGCCGGCCCCGGTGGACCGATGATGTCGAGCGTGCTGGGGATCACCGACATCTGGACCTACGTGCTGGGCACCGTGGCCATCGTGCTGCTGCCCGGGCCCAACTCGCTGTTCGTCCTCTCCGCCGCCGCCCGACGGGGGGTGGGCGTCGGTTACCGGGCGGCGAGCGGGGTGTGGGTCGGCGACGCGGTGCTCATGTTCCTCTCCGCCGCCGGAGTGGCGTCGCTGCTCCAGGCGTACCCACCGGTCTTCCTAGTGATCAAGTACGCGGGCGCCGGGTACCTGGGCTACGTGGGGCTGACCATGCTGCGCGGGGCCTGGCGGCGCTGGCGGGACCGCAACGACCCGAGCACCCCGCGACTGATCGACGCGGCGGAGCCGGCGGCGGTGCGCAGCCCGTTCCGCAAGGCGCTGGTGGTCAGCCTGCTCAACCCGAAGGCGATCCTGTTCTTCGTCTCGTTCTTCATCCAGTTCGTCGACCCGACCTACCCCTGGCCGGCGCTGTCGTTCCTGCTGCTCGGGCTGATCGCGCAGGTGGCCAGCGTGCTCTACCTCACTGCGCTGATCTTCGCGGGCACGTTCCTGGCCGCCCAGTTCCGCCGGCGCCGCCGGCTGGCGGCCGGCGCGACCACCGCCGTCGGCGCGCTCTTCCTCGGCTTCGGCCTCAAGCTCGCCCAGGGGTGAGATCGGCGGGCGGCCCGCTCAGGTGCCGTCGCCACCGCCACCGCCGCCACCGCCGACACCGGCGCCGCCCGCCGTGCCGCCCAGCCCGAAACCCGGCGGAACCGGCTCGTCGGGCCGCCGGCTGACGTGGGCCGACTCGCTGATGTTGGCCGACCAGTGCGCGTGGGCCGCGGCGGCGGCGTGCCGGTTGATCGTGTGGCGCAGCCAGCCGTTCACGGTGGCCGCCCAGTCCCGCTGGTCGGCACCCGCGTGCCAGACCCGGAACCGGCTGATGCTGGTGTGGGTGATCCCGGCCAGCGCCAACCGCCGGTCGCACCAGAGGATCACCTCGAGCCCCGCGGGGTTGGCCACGAAGATCACCTCCAGCTCGGTGATCGGCCCGGCGTAGAGCGGCCCCACCCAGAAACCCCACCGCTGGTGCACCGGCAGGGTCTGCTCCACCCCCGGCAGCCGGCCGTCCACCAGCCCCGACTGCCGGACGCGGAAACCGAGCGCGGCCAGCGCGGCCAGCACGTGCTGCTGGGTGGGCAGCGGGTGGACGAAGACCGGCACCATCGCGCCCTGGTCCACCGCGGGCTCGATCGCCACCTCCGTCCGCAGTCCCATCCGCAGGCTGAGCAACGGCACCCCGCCCAGCGTGGTCACCGGCGTCTCCCACGGCAACGGGAACTCGAAGGGAATCGACCGGGCCCGCCCGGCCCGCAGCACCAACGCGCCGGCCACCTGCGCCTGGTGGAACTGCACCAGCCCGCGGGGAGCCTCCGGATCGTCCGGCTCGACCGTGCTGACCAGGCCGAGCCGGACGTGGAAGACCGGCACGTCGACGGAGCCGGCGACGAGGTTGACCCGCCCCGGCAGCCGCAGGCCGGGGCGGGTGCTCGGGTTGGCCAGCACGGTCTGCACCGTCAGGCCCGTTCCGCCCGACTCCGGTGACACCCCCGTCAGCCGCACTCGTGTCCGCCCTACCTGAGCCGGCGCACCGCGCGCGGAATCGGGTCGGTCTCGTCGTCGAACTCCCCGATGACCTCTTCGAGCAGGTCCTCCAGGGCGACGAAGCCGACGGGCCGGGCCGGGCCGCCACCGTTGCGGACCAGGGCGAGTTGGGACTGGCGGCCCCGCATCACGGCCACGGCCTCGGTCACCGTGGCCGTGGCCGGCAGGGTGATCGCCTCGTTCAACATCTCCGCCGCGGTGGCATCGGGGCGGCTGGCGGTGGCCCGCACCGCCTCCCGTACGTGCACCAGGCCGCAGACGTCACCGGCGGCATCCAGCACCGCCAACCGGGAACGGCCGCTGTCCCGGCTGACCTGCTCGATGCGGTCCGCCGAATCGGTGCGGCGCACCGTGACCATCCGCTCGAACGGCTCCATCACCTGGGCGACGGTGGTCTCCTGCAGTTCGAGCATGCTGGTGAGCAGCTCGTGCTGGGCGGCGCCGAGCAGCCCGTGCTCGCGGGACTGCTCCAGCAGCATCCGCAGCTCGTCGGGGCCGTGCACCTGGGCCAGCTGATCCTGCGGGTTGACCTTCACCAGCCGCAGCAGCGCGTTGGCCACCGCGTTGAGGGCCGACAGCACCGGCCGGGACACCCGGGCGAACGCCCGGAACGGCAGGGCCAGCAGCAGCGCGGAGCGCTCCGGGTGCGTGATCGCCCACGACTTGGGCGCCATCTCGCCGACCACCAGGTGCAGGAAGGTGACCAGGCTCAGCGCGAAGATCAGCGCGATTGCGTGGCTGGCGCCGTACGGCAGTCCGACGGCGTGCAGCACCGGGCTGAGCAGATGCTCGATCGCCGGCTCGGCCAGCGCACCGAGGCCCAGCGTGCACAGGGTGATGCCGAGCTGCGCACCGGCCAGCATCAGGGACAGCTCGCGTACGCCGTCGAGCGCGGCGCGGGCGGCCCGCCCCCGCCGGCAGCCGCCTGTTCCAGCCGGTACCGCTTGCTCGCCACCAGGGCGAACTCGGCGGCGACGAAGAAGCCGTTGAGCGCCAGCAGGACCACGGAGGTCAGCAGCGCGAACCCGGCACTCACGCGGTCACCTCCGCGCGCCCGCCGGCCACCTGGAGGCGGACCGAGTCGGC is a genomic window of Micromonospora tarapacensis containing:
- a CDS encoding UdgX family uracil-DNA binding protein (This protein belongs to the uracil DNA glycosylase superfamily, members of which act in excision repair of DNA. However, it belongs more specifically to UdgX branch, whose founding member was found to bind uracil in DNA (where it does not belong), without cleaving it, appears to promote DNA repair by a pathway involving RecA, rather than base excision.) — translated: MADTDTAPGAQRFIPPRADTLDALRAAATGCRGCELYRDASQTVFGRGDATARVVFVGEQPGDIEDQKGLPFVGPAGRLLRKAVDDAGLDPGHIYLTNAVKHFRFELRGKRRIHQTPDRVHIIACRPWLVAEFAQLNPEVVVALGATAAKSLLGPAFRVTRQRGELLPWPAAAQHPEDFQRVPVDSAGHTADAPPARVLATIHPSAVLRADNQDIAYDGLVADLTVAARALAG
- a CDS encoding bifunctional pyridoxamine 5'-phosphate oxidase family protein/GNAT family N-acetyltransferase, whose protein sequence is MYAQTARTTASRSPDRMSYDRDAAHAVIDEAYHCVLGFTVDGEPRLLPTLHVRVGDTLYLHGSTGSRPLLAARGGGLPVCVAVTLLDGLVLARSQFHHSANYRSVIAHGTAYLVTDPGERAAVFTALVEKVAAGRAADSRPPARRELAATAVLALPLVEVSVRARGGGVNDEPADLDLPYWAGVVPLRLAAGPPEPDVGVATPVPAYLRPAHSPWHEPVVLRGGQVLLEPLDLSHADELFAATADPEVWRHLGGRQPADAAQLAAVIRAYLSAWHRGEQVPWVQRCAVTGAVLGTTSYYEIDPERRSVAIGHTFLGRPWWRTGVNTEAKLLLLTRAFEELGAVRVVWHTDIRNERSQRAIERLGAHREGVLRMHRLRPDGSWRDTVQYSMTVDEWPNAQVRLWERLRAPAPVDR
- the leuE gene encoding leucine efflux protein LeuE, translating into MMSSVLGITDIWTYVLGTVAIVLLPGPNSLFVLSAAARRGVGVGYRAASGVWVGDAVLMFLSAAGVASLLQAYPPVFLVIKYAGAGYLGYVGLTMLRGAWRRWRDRNDPSTPRLIDAAEPAAVRSPFRKALVVSLLNPKAILFFVSFFIQFVDPTYPWPALSFLLLGLIAQVASVLYLTALIFAGTFLAAQFRRRRRLAAGATTAVGALFLGFGLKLAQG
- a CDS encoding sporulation protein translates to MRLTGVSPESGGTGLTVQTVLANPSTRPGLRLPGRVNLVAGSVDVPVFHVRLGLVSTVEPDDPEAPRGLVQFHQAQVAGALVLRAGRARSIPFEFPLPWETPVTTLGGVPLLSLRMGLRTEVAIEPAVDQGAMVPVFVHPLPTQQHVLAALAALGFRVRQSGLVDGRLPGVEQTLPVHQRWGFWVGPLYAGPITELEVIFVANPAGLEVILWCDRRLALAGITHTSISRFRVWHAGADQRDWAATVNGWLRHTINRHAAAAAHAHWSANISESAHVSRRPDEPVPPGFGLGGTAGGAGVGGGGGGGGDGT